One Lysinibacillus fusiformis genomic window carries:
- a CDS encoding Ger(x)C family spore germination protein: MSKIKSLFLLVIVTLLLSACWSKRELNELAIVVALGVDKVDDEYEISIQVVDPSEISTKQPSSGRSPVVTYHSKGKTAFEAIRKMTTLTARKAYFAHLQVVVLGEELAASGINDTLDFIARDHEFRNDFDVIVSHNSTAKEVLNVLTPIEKIPANKLLNSIKVSQKAWGSTLSVSIDEVVNTLNSNKKSAVLSAIEIDGDTKLGIDQTNVQRIKTPVVLNYVGLAVFKKDKLVGILTEDESRSFNFLNGKIESTVEIIACLEQGKLTTEITNSTTKVKGQFKNDTPQINVQIDIEQNVGEVECDINLTENKTIQYINKKTAELIEDRIKKTLVTIQKDYQLDILGFADVLYRKDAKKWKKIQGDWSTIFPELAVNVEVRVTTQGLGTMQNSLLHKTKE, encoded by the coding sequence ATGTCAAAAATAAAGTCCTTATTTTTACTTGTCATTGTTACTTTATTATTAAGCGCTTGTTGGAGTAAACGTGAATTAAATGAATTAGCAATTGTCGTTGCTTTAGGGGTCGATAAAGTTGACGATGAATATGAAATCTCTATACAGGTGGTTGATCCTAGTGAGATTTCAACAAAACAACCTTCTAGTGGTCGATCGCCTGTTGTTACCTACCATTCCAAAGGAAAAACTGCTTTCGAAGCGATTCGAAAAATGACAACCTTAACAGCAAGGAAGGCCTATTTTGCTCATCTGCAGGTTGTCGTATTAGGAGAAGAATTAGCTGCTAGTGGCATAAATGATACATTAGACTTTATCGCACGAGACCATGAATTCAGAAATGATTTTGATGTAATCGTATCTCATAATTCAACTGCAAAAGAAGTGTTAAATGTACTAACCCCTATAGAAAAAATACCTGCAAATAAATTACTAAATTCAATTAAAGTCTCACAAAAAGCTTGGGGTTCTACATTATCTGTTAGTATCGATGAAGTAGTAAATACGCTTAACAGTAATAAAAAAAGCGCAGTTTTATCAGCAATCGAAATAGATGGAGATACGAAATTAGGTATTGATCAGACCAATGTCCAACGCATTAAAACGCCCGTAGTCTTGAATTATGTAGGTTTAGCAGTATTTAAAAAAGATAAATTAGTGGGCATTTTAACTGAAGATGAAAGCAGAAGTTTTAATTTTTTGAATGGAAAAATTGAAAGTACAGTTGAAATCATTGCTTGCCTTGAGCAAGGAAAATTAACAACAGAAATTACAAATTCAACAACAAAAGTTAAAGGACAATTTAAAAATGACACACCACAAATCAATGTTCAAATTGATATAGAGCAAAATGTGGGCGAAGTTGAATGTGATATTAATTTAACTGAAAACAAAACGATTCAATACATTAATAAAAAAACCGCCGAGTTGATTGAGGATCGCATCAAAAAAACACTGGTGACGATTCAAAAAGATTATCAGTTAGACATATTAGGATTTGCCGATGTACTTTATCGAAAAGACGCTAAAAAATGGAAAAAAATTCAAGGTGATTGGTCAACAATATTCCCAGAATTAGCAGTAAACGTTGAAGTTCGCGTTACAACTCAGGGGTTAGGGACTATGCAAAATTCTTTATTACACAAAACAAAGGAGTAA
- a CDS encoding GerAB/ArcD/ProY family transporter, giving the protein MEKEIISSRQFTIITLLYSIGTAILIIPASIAKDVKQDAWIVATVGVLLSLLLVKLFVSLGKKTPNLTFVEANEKILGKFFGKFTSIGFIILTFLSAGELLYFIGIFMKTEVMPETPTTAFALLFSLIIIFATYLGIEIFARSAEILFPLFMFIFIVFVVCISPEIKIENIQPVFEASSKSILLSIFTFMSIFSFPMVVLLMIFPSVVNVQKSAQKGFYIGAIVGGIVLIIIIALSILVLGASNTSQRAFPSYALAQRISIGNFLQRIEIIMAFMWITSIYIRTFIYFYASVIGIAQILKIKDHRPLILPLGMIFIVLSQIVHPNIVHSNNYNKEIWPIFSSVFAIFLPLLLLFVAKLRKIKGQETESQSKSENTS; this is encoded by the coding sequence ATGGAAAAAGAGATAATCAGTTCGAGACAGTTTACAATCATTACCCTTCTCTATTCAATTGGCACAGCTATACTAATTATTCCAGCAAGTATTGCAAAAGATGTTAAGCAAGATGCGTGGATCGTAGCAACTGTAGGCGTGCTACTAAGTTTGTTACTAGTAAAACTTTTCGTTTCTTTAGGAAAAAAGACACCTAATTTAACCTTTGTGGAAGCTAATGAAAAAATATTAGGAAAATTCTTTGGTAAATTTACATCCATTGGATTTATCATACTTACCTTTTTATCTGCAGGTGAATTATTATATTTCATTGGCATTTTCATGAAGACTGAAGTCATGCCGGAGACACCGACCACGGCTTTTGCACTTTTATTCAGTTTAATTATCATTTTTGCCACATACTTAGGGATTGAAATCTTTGCACGTTCAGCTGAAATACTGTTTCCCTTGTTTATGTTTATTTTTATAGTATTTGTCGTTTGTATTTCTCCAGAAATTAAAATTGAAAATATACAACCTGTATTTGAAGCTTCTTCGAAATCAATACTCCTTAGTATTTTTACATTTATGAGTATTTTTTCGTTTCCTATGGTCGTGTTATTAATGATTTTTCCTTCTGTGGTCAATGTGCAAAAATCAGCTCAAAAGGGATTTTACATAGGCGCGATTGTTGGTGGCATAGTATTAATTATTATTATTGCTCTCTCAATTCTTGTACTTGGTGCATCAAATACATCTCAACGTGCCTTTCCAAGTTACGCATTGGCGCAAAGGATATCTATAGGGAATTTTTTACAAAGAATTGAAATTATTATGGCTTTTATGTGGATTACCTCCATTTATATTAGAACATTTATCTATTTTTATGCATCTGTAATTGGCATTGCCCAAATACTGAAAATCAAAGATCATCGACCGCTAATTTTACCGCTTGGTATGATTTTCATTGTACTTTCTCAAATTGTACATCCAAATATTGTTCATTCTAATAATTACAATAAGGAAATATGGCCAATTTTTTCATCAGTGTTCGCAATTTTCTTACCTTTACTATTACTTTTTGTCGCTAAATTACGAAAAATTAAAGGGCAAGAAACCGAAAGTCAATCGAAAAGTGAAAATACATCATAA